Proteins co-encoded in one Alcanivorax sp. genomic window:
- the apbC gene encoding iron-sulfur cluster carrier protein ApbC has product MSTAEQVIREQLGRFVPEDLGVSLDQADAGIEIALSDKAVTATVTLGYHCAGEEVALQSQMAAHLADALDGRHFELVLNSQVVPHRAQSDMPALDQVGNVIAVASGKGGVGKSTTAVNLALALSAEGARVGLLDADVFGPSQPLMLGMPDGTRPDVLEGNTFVPVEAWGLQTMSMGYLTTQQTPVVWRGPKASGALVQMMEQTRWQGLDYLLVDLPPGTGDIQLTLAQKIPVAGAVVITTPQDIALLDAIKGVEMFRKVDIKVLGIIENMAVHICSNCGHQEHVFGQGGGERMAKDYDTEVLAALPLSLKIREQADSGKPVVAACPDSEEAALYRKAARRLAARLSLTSKGKRAFPKVTQH; this is encoded by the coding sequence ATGAGTACAGCAGAGCAGGTGATACGCGAGCAACTGGGGCGCTTTGTGCCCGAGGATCTGGGGGTATCGCTGGATCAGGCCGATGCCGGGATTGAAATTGCCCTCAGCGACAAGGCGGTCACGGCGACCGTGACGCTGGGTTATCACTGTGCCGGTGAAGAAGTCGCCTTGCAGTCTCAGATGGCAGCGCATCTTGCCGACGCGCTGGATGGGCGCCACTTTGAGCTTGTGCTCAACAGCCAGGTCGTGCCACACCGTGCCCAGTCGGACATGCCCGCCCTGGATCAGGTGGGCAATGTCATTGCTGTGGCCTCGGGCAAGGGCGGGGTGGGCAAATCCACCACGGCGGTGAATCTGGCCCTGGCACTCAGTGCGGAAGGCGCCCGGGTCGGGTTGCTGGATGCGGATGTGTTCGGGCCCAGCCAGCCGCTCATGTTGGGCATGCCTGACGGCACCCGCCCGGATGTGCTGGAGGGGAATACCTTTGTGCCGGTGGAAGCGTGGGGACTGCAGACCATGTCCATGGGGTACCTGACCACCCAGCAGACACCGGTGGTATGGCGCGGCCCCAAGGCCAGTGGGGCCCTTGTGCAGATGATGGAGCAGACCCGCTGGCAGGGGCTGGACTATCTGCTGGTGGATCTTCCCCCGGGCACGGGCGATATCCAGCTGACGCTGGCACAGAAAATTCCCGTGGCGGGCGCTGTGGTGATCACCACTCCCCAGGATATTGCCCTGCTGGATGCCATCAAGGGAGTGGAAATGTTCCGCAAGGTGGATATCAAGGTGCTGGGGATCATTGAGAACATGGCGGTACACATCTGCAGCAACTGTGGCCATCAGGAGCACGTGTTCGGTCAGGGGGGCGGCGAGCGCATGGCAAAGGACTACGACACCGAGGTGCTGGCCGCATTGCCGCTGTCGCTGAAAATCCGCGAGCAAGCCGACAGCGGCAAACCGGTGGTGGCCGCCTGCCCGGACAGCGAGGAAGCCGCTCTCTACCGCAAGGCGGCGCGACGCCTGGCGGCCAGACTGTCACTGACCAGCAAGGGCAAACGCGCCTTCCCGAAGGTGACGCAGCATTAG
- a CDS encoding DUF3108 domain-containing protein has product MESRYRNRVIRSLKVLFFLASLTVAPLATAQPPIMPFTLDYRLKSEGIPFSITATRTLRQVQGGLWEMEVSAKNWLGEIRETALFNWQSCTPQSSYYAYLRKGLGRVKEATLHLDRDTGMADSARTGKAAFSYPISDTATDELSVSLALQCALADGARDIELDVADEKSLEKQRFRVVGEDTLRIDGERMKTVKVQRVRGANSPRQTFMWFAPKHHYLLVQLQQKNNDGEHVMTLQSLEGQ; this is encoded by the coding sequence ATGGAAAGCCGTTACCGGAACAGGGTTATCAGGTCCCTTAAGGTCCTCTTCTTTCTGGCGTCTCTGACCGTGGCACCGCTTGCCACAGCCCAACCGCCTATCATGCCTTTCACCCTGGATTATCGCCTCAAGAGCGAAGGCATCCCCTTCTCGATTACTGCCACCCGCACCCTGCGCCAGGTTCAGGGTGGCCTGTGGGAAATGGAAGTCAGCGCAAAGAACTGGCTGGGCGAAATTCGTGAAACCGCCCTGTTTAACTGGCAATCCTGTACACCACAAAGCAGCTACTACGCCTATCTGCGCAAGGGGCTTGGCCGCGTCAAGGAAGCCACACTGCATCTGGACAGGGATACCGGCATGGCTGACAGCGCCCGCACCGGCAAGGCCGCATTCAGCTACCCCATCTCCGACACGGCTACGGATGAACTCTCGGTGAGCCTCGCGCTGCAATGTGCACTGGCTGACGGCGCCCGGGACATCGAGCTGGATGTGGCAGATGAAAAGTCCCTGGAAAAACAACGCTTCCGGGTTGTTGGCGAGGACACTCTCAGAATTGACGGCGAACGCATGAAGACCGTCAAGGTGCAGCGGGTACGCGGTGCAAACAGTCCGCGCCAAACCTTCATGTGGTTTGCACCGAAACATCATTATCTTCTGGTACAGTTGCAGCAAAAGAACAATGACGGAGAGCATGTCATGACTCTGCAATCCCTGGAGGGACAATAG
- the dcd gene encoding dCTP deaminase, which translates to MSIKSDRWITRMANEHGMIEPFQAEQVRADAEGNKLISYGVSSYGYDVRCADEFKVFTNIHSATVDPKHFDERSFVDIKGEYCIIPPNSFALARTVEYFRIPRNVLTVCLGKSTYARCGIIVNVTPLEPEWEGHVTLEFSNTTTLPARIYANEGVAQMLFFESDEVCATSYGDRGGKYQGQKGVTLPRA; encoded by the coding sequence ATGAGTATTAAATCGGATCGCTGGATTACCCGCATGGCGAATGAACACGGCATGATCGAGCCCTTCCAGGCCGAACAGGTGCGGGCAGATGCCGAGGGCAACAAGCTGATTTCCTACGGGGTGTCCAGCTACGGTTACGATGTGCGCTGTGCGGATGAATTCAAGGTATTCACCAATATTCATTCCGCCACTGTGGACCCCAAGCACTTCGACGAGCGCAGTTTTGTGGATATCAAGGGCGAGTATTGCATCATCCCGCCGAATTCCTTTGCACTGGCGCGTACGGTGGAATATTTCCGGATTCCCCGCAATGTACTCACCGTCTGCCTGGGTAAGTCCACCTACGCCCGTTGCGGGATCATTGTGAACGTGACCCCGCTTGAGCCGGAGTGGGAGGGGCATGTGACCCTGGAATTTTCCAATACCACTACCTTGCCCGCGCGCATCTACGCCAACGAAGGGGTGGCGCAAATGCTGTTTTTCGAGTCCGATGAGGTGTGTGCGACCTCCTACGGGGATCGGGGCGGTAAATACCAGGGCCAGAAAGGCGTTACCCTGCCTCGGGCATGA
- a CDS encoding DUF3108 domain-containing protein, which translates to MRQLVLCFSLIFLCSQALADTLAPFAAEFRIYVNKLPTPVKADLVLEPAEGEDNYHMLLKAKSFLLTNTEESFFQWRDCQPRTSRYLHEFEGFGQHRYHRMSFQWAPPRVHNVSEDDKESLDIPDNALDELTILLRGRCVFSTGADQYSVTSVYGDRVRTHHFAVVDRETIKTPLGELDTLLVEKKREGDSKKKRRTLFWVAPSLDYMVVKAKHIESTFLKAELIMTDYKGPDPDRQPQAASSDDNATATQAKPVMPEAG; encoded by the coding sequence GTGCGCCAACTGGTACTTTGCTTCAGTCTGATTTTCCTCTGCAGCCAGGCACTGGCCGACACCCTTGCCCCCTTCGCCGCCGAATTTCGCATCTATGTGAACAAACTGCCCACGCCGGTGAAAGCGGATCTGGTGCTGGAACCTGCGGAAGGGGAAGACAACTACCACATGCTCCTGAAGGCCAAATCCTTCCTGCTGACCAATACCGAAGAAAGTTTCTTCCAGTGGAGAGACTGCCAGCCTCGCACCAGCCGCTATCTGCACGAGTTTGAGGGCTTTGGCCAGCATCGTTACCACCGAATGAGCTTCCAGTGGGCGCCACCCCGGGTTCACAACGTCTCCGAGGACGACAAGGAAAGCCTGGATATTCCTGACAACGCCCTGGATGAACTGACCATCCTGCTACGTGGACGCTGTGTGTTTTCCACCGGTGCAGACCAATATTCCGTGACCAGTGTGTACGGCGACCGGGTGCGCACCCACCATTTTGCCGTGGTCGACCGGGAGACCATCAAGACACCGCTGGGTGAGCTGGACACCCTGCTGGTGGAGAAAAAGCGTGAAGGGGACAGCAAGAAAAAACGGCGCACCCTGTTCTGGGTAGCGCCGTCTCTGGATTACATGGTGGTCAAGGCCAAACACATTGAGAGCACCTTCCTGAAGGCCGAACTGATCATGACCGACTACAAGGGGCCTGATCCTGACCGCCAGCCCCAGGCCGCCAGCAGCGACGATAACGCCACCGCCACGCAGGCGAAACCGGTCATGCCCGAGGCAGGGTAA